The following coding sequences lie in one Arachis stenosperma cultivar V10309 chromosome 5, arast.V10309.gnm1.PFL2, whole genome shotgun sequence genomic window:
- the LOC130983172 gene encoding glycerol-3-phosphate acyltransferase, chloroplastic, which produces MNGSLAQRAAQGVFTIFINASSSHSQSPFPAFFVPRVSSFSSKPPPPPSSSSSSVYYTSCSCYCASSLYSFKPKIKAQDYLASPPKMAAVSTRTFLNARSEQELLSGIKKEAQSGNLPAHVAAGMEEVYKNYKSAVVKSGNPKADEIVLSNMSAFLDRISLDVSDPFVFEPHHKAKREPFDYYTFGQNYIRPLIDFKNSYVGNMPLFTEMEERLKKGHNIILMSNHQTEADPAVIALLIEKKAPHLAENMIYVAGDRVVTDPMCKPFSIGRNLICVYSKKHMLDDPSQIEMKKKANTRSLKEMAVLLRGGSQLIWIAPSGGRDRTDPKTGEFVPAPFDPASVDNMRRLVENSGPPGHIYPMALLCYDIMPPPATVEKKIGEKRIISFHGTALSVTPPISFSGGKPEQAKDDYTKVLYDSVTEQYTVLKAAVHGKKGLQASTPKVSLSQPWN; this is translated from the exons ATGAACGGGTCTCTCGCTCAGCGTGCGGCACAGGGCGTGTTTACCATATTCATCAATGCTTCTTCTTCTCATTCTCAGTCTCCGTTTCCCGCATTCTTCGTTCCTAGGGTTTCTTCCTTCTCTTCAaagcctcctcctcctccttcctcttcttcttcatccgTTTACTATACTTCTTGTTCTTGCTATTGCGCCTCTTCTCTCTACTCTTTCAAGCCTAAGATTAAGGCACAAGACTATCTTGCCTCTCCTCCCAAAATGGCAGCTGTCTCTACCCGCACTTTCCTCAACGCTCGCTCTGAACAAG AGCTTCTTTCTGGAATCAAGAAGGAAGCACAATCAGGAAATCTGCCTGCTCATGTTGCTGCAGGGATGGAAGAAGTGTACAAAAACTATAAAAGTGCA GTAGTCAAAAGTGGAAATCCCAAGGCAGACGAGATTGTTTTGTCAAATATGTCTGCTTTTCTAGATCGCATATCTTTGGATGTTTCG gaTCCCTTTGTCTTTGAGCCACACCACAAAGCAAAGAGGGAGCCTTTCGACTACTACACGTTTGGTCAAAATTATATCCGTCCTCTAATTGATTTCAA AAATTCTTATGTTGGCAACATGCCCCTTTTCACTGAAATGGAAGAAAGACTTAAGAAG GGACACAATATCATCTTGATGTCAAATCACCAGACTGAAGCAGATCCTGCTGTTATTGCACTGCTAATTGAAAAAAAGGCCCCACATCTTGCTGAAAACatg ATCTATGTAGCAGGAGATAGAGTTGTTACTGATCCTATGTGCAAGCCCTTCAGTATTGGCAG gAATCTGATTTGTGTATACTCTAAAAAGCACATGCTTGACGACCCCTCACAAATAGagatgaaaaaaaaagcaaatacACGAAGTTTGAAGGAGATGGCTGTGCTTTTAAG GGGTGGATCTCAGCTAATCTGGATTGCCCCAAGTGGTGGTAGGGATCGAACAGATCCAAAAACTGGAGAATTTGTACCA GCACCCTTTGATCCTGCTTCAGTAGACAATATGCGAAGACTTGTTGAGAATTCCGGTCCACCAGGTCATATATATCCTATGGCATTACTGTGCTATGATATAATGCCCCCTCCAGCAACG GTGGAAAAAAAGATTGGGGAGAAAAGAATTATATCTTTTCATGGGACTGCCTTATCTGTGACTCCACCAATAAGCTTTTCTGGTGGAAAACCTGAACAG GCCAAGGATGACTATACAAAAGTTCTGTATGATTCCGTGACTGAGCAATATACTGTGCTGAAAGCTGCGGTACATGGCAAAAAAGGGTTACAAGCGTCAACTCCTAAAGTCTCGTTGTCACAGCCGTGGAACTAG